In Paenibacillus sp. 1781tsa1, one DNA window encodes the following:
- a CDS encoding DUF58 domain-containing protein yields the protein MTALGQRMLSAVLVVALASLYQWHGGKAALFLSIMACLMFIGGLLLHWFGPRRIHIRRKIHANRIEAGERVRVQVELEFECRIPLLWIVLCENSPAGVHRKLIFPGTRRQFSYQYECSGLRRGVYRWDTGRLYWGDLFGWNTHSTETAGGTPLIVVPQASAWGEGDSAEFAAMIEGTLSERRNSQGNRSPEFREYQQGDPLGRIHWKSTAKTGQLQTFLPDTTDLASLGILVYEGASGYEVKQPETMEAPAFERVVGAAARWIHTAERDDIPYHLWMEGGDKSRNEQDQWRHGSFQADDECHGLDRLAGARISTAQSVSVSLRTEMLDGLARGSRIVVLTGKIDQVLTEWIITAMGSGYRVEVQLAETNQLGSKDRFMTGIEHDSSSIERLRHTGVLIQAVTDVALSSLGKVEVTDVGA from the coding sequence ATGACTGCTCTGGGACAACGGATGTTGAGTGCTGTCCTTGTGGTGGCTTTGGCTTCCTTATATCAGTGGCATGGTGGCAAAGCGGCGTTGTTTCTATCCATTATGGCTTGCTTGATGTTCATAGGAGGTCTGCTTCTCCATTGGTTCGGACCACGGCGTATTCACATCCGTCGGAAAATACATGCGAATCGGATTGAGGCAGGCGAGCGGGTGCGGGTTCAAGTCGAACTGGAATTCGAATGTCGTATTCCATTGTTATGGATCGTTCTGTGTGAAAATTCACCTGCAGGTGTTCATCGCAAATTAATTTTCCCGGGAACTCGGCGGCAATTTTCCTATCAATATGAATGTTCCGGTTTACGCAGAGGGGTCTACAGATGGGATACGGGCAGATTGTACTGGGGAGATCTGTTTGGCTGGAATACCCACTCTACAGAGACCGCAGGCGGCACCCCCTTGATTGTTGTTCCTCAAGCATCGGCTTGGGGGGAGGGGGATTCAGCAGAATTCGCAGCGATGATCGAAGGGACTCTGTCGGAGAGAAGAAATAGCCAGGGAAACCGTAGCCCCGAGTTCCGTGAATATCAGCAGGGTGACCCACTGGGACGTATTCATTGGAAAAGCACAGCCAAAACGGGGCAACTTCAGACCTTTCTGCCCGATACCACAGATCTGGCTTCACTGGGCATCCTTGTGTATGAAGGCGCATCGGGTTATGAGGTAAAACAGCCAGAGACTATGGAAGCACCTGCTTTTGAACGAGTGGTGGGTGCAGCCGCCCGCTGGATTCATACGGCTGAGCGGGACGACATTCCTTATCATCTGTGGATGGAAGGCGGAGATAAGAGTCGTAATGAACAAGATCAATGGCGACATGGGTCATTCCAGGCAGATGATGAGTGTCATGGTCTGGACAGACTAGCAGGAGCACGAATATCCACAGCCCAATCCGTGTCGGTTTCACTCCGAACGGAGATGCTGGATGGACTGGCGCGCGGTTCGCGAATTGTGGTTCTCACAGGCAAGATCGATCAGGTTCTGACCGAATGGATTATAACTGCAATGGGTTCAGGTTATCGTGTAGAGGTGCAATTGGCTGAAACGAACCAGCTAGGATCAAAGGATAGATTCATGACTGGAATTGAGCATGACAGCTCAAGTATAGAGCGGCTTCGTCACACCGGGGTATTGATCCAAGCGGTTACAGACGTTGCGTTATCTTCATTGGGAAAGGTGGAGGTAACGGATGTGGGAGCGTAA
- a CDS encoding polysaccharide deacetylase, whose translation MVQRPELRIKEKGEIPVTSIHTFLSGQWSVILVRVAILLCVFAVYASTAYASSASGSGDPIKEDKNTQDKVVYLSFDDGPGNHTREVLDILRKEQVLATFFVLGEQAERYPELIRALVEDGHALGNHTFNHQYKQLYSDFKVFWKQIKQTEEVLERITGFRPNLVRAPGGTYGHFDQSYFDLLQSGGYTVMDWNVDSGDSKRKGVPAKEILKNSTKVPAGTRSVIVLMHDGGAHAETVKALPGIIKYYRDHGYRFDTIKSTDQPVQFRVHPDAKYKSRKAPGEAWIAEHVEGNAALWLTSKKLKVEVGLAAATLQPGEFRMDGQRIMVPLRTFMKKFGGSTRWDPETRTATAVWKERTIHADSVSGTLSSTGVIETGAVQSQGGTTWVPLRELLEQMGLRVNSLTSNKAEWTVKAGASRSISAMNLIFKYKMI comes from the coding sequence ATGGTACAGAGACCGGAATTAAGAATCAAGGAAAAAGGGGAAATTCCCGTAACATCCATACATACGTTTTTATCTGGACAATGGTCTGTCATTTTAGTGCGAGTTGCGATATTGCTATGTGTATTCGCTGTATATGCAAGCACGGCATATGCATCTTCTGCTTCCGGCTCAGGTGATCCGATCAAGGAAGATAAGAATACGCAAGACAAGGTCGTTTATCTGAGTTTTGACGACGGACCGGGTAACCATACCCGAGAAGTATTGGATATTTTGCGCAAGGAGCAGGTTTTGGCTACTTTTTTTGTGCTGGGTGAGCAGGCAGAGCGTTATCCGGAGTTAATCCGGGCGCTTGTAGAGGATGGACATGCTCTGGGCAATCATACGTTCAATCATCAATATAAACAGCTGTACAGTGATTTTAAAGTGTTCTGGAAACAGATCAAGCAGACAGAGGAAGTGCTGGAACGTATAACTGGCTTCCGTCCGAATCTGGTACGAGCGCCAGGAGGTACCTACGGACATTTTGACCAGAGTTATTTTGATTTGCTGCAATCGGGTGGATACACCGTCATGGACTGGAACGTTGACAGTGGGGATTCCAAACGAAAAGGGGTTCCTGCCAAAGAAATTCTTAAAAATTCGACTAAAGTACCTGCGGGAACACGTTCGGTGATTGTCCTGATGCATGACGGTGGTGCGCATGCTGAAACGGTAAAAGCACTTCCGGGTATTATCAAATATTATCGTGATCACGGATACCGTTTTGACACCATAAAGAGCACGGATCAACCGGTTCAATTCCGAGTTCATCCCGATGCTAAGTATAAGTCCCGCAAGGCTCCGGGAGAGGCATGGATTGCAGAGCATGTAGAAGGGAATGCCGCATTGTGGCTCACAAGCAAGAAGCTGAAGGTAGAGGTGGGACTGGCTGCGGCAACCTTGCAACCTGGAGAGTTCCGAATGGATGGGCAGCGAATCATGGTGCCTTTGCGTACATTCATGAAAAAATTCGGGGGCAGCACTCGATGGGACCCGGAGACAAGGACAGCCACAGCAGTATGGAAGGAAAGAACGATTCATGCAGACAGTGTGAGCGGAACACTGAGCTCAACAGGGGTAATTGAAACAGGAGCAGTACAGAGTCAGGGGGGAACCACCTGGGTTCCGTTACGTGAGTTACTGGAGCAGATGGGCTTAAGAGTGAATTCCTTAACCAGTAATAAGGCAGAGTGGACGGTAAAGGCGGGCGCTTCCAGGTCCATTTCGGCAATGAATCTCATATTTAAGTATAAAATGATCTGA
- the guaA gene encoding glutamine-hydrolyzing GMP synthase, with amino-acid sequence MNKQNEIVVVLDFGGQYNQLIARRIRDLGVYSELLPYNTPAEKIAEMAPKGIVFSGGPSSVYAENAPHVDPAVYDLGLPIFGICYGMQLMAQQLEGKVERSEKREYGKADLEFAAGSTLAKGIEGEHTVWMSHGDHVVTLPPGFKLDAGTESAPIAAMSDDERKLYAVQFHPEVRHSVRGNDMIRNFLFEICGCEGNWTMETFIDDTIKDIREKVGDSKVLCALSGGVDSSVVAALLHKAIGDQLTCMFIDHGLLRKGEAESVMETFVGKFDMKVVKIDAQERFMSKLAGVDDPEQKRKIIGNEFIYVFDEESKQFDDFAFLAQGTLYTDIVESGTATAQTIKSHHNVGGLPEDMNFKLIEPLSTLFKDEVRKVGTECGLPDEIVHRQPFPGPGLAIRVLGEVTEEKLKIVRDSDYILREEIAKAGLDREIWQYFTALPNMKSVGVMGDARTYSYTVGIRAVTSIDGMTADWARIPWDVLEKISVRIVNEVDNVNRIVYDVTSKPPATIEWE; translated from the coding sequence ATGAATAAGCAGAATGAAATTGTGGTTGTCCTTGACTTTGGGGGCCAATACAATCAGTTAATCGCCAGAAGAATCCGGGATCTTGGCGTATACAGCGAGCTTTTGCCGTATAATACACCGGCGGAGAAGATCGCAGAAATGGCACCAAAAGGGATCGTATTTTCAGGTGGTCCGTCCAGCGTATACGCTGAGAATGCTCCACACGTGGATCCGGCTGTCTATGACCTAGGCTTGCCAATCTTCGGGATATGCTACGGGATGCAGCTTATGGCCCAACAGCTCGAAGGTAAAGTAGAACGTTCTGAGAAGCGTGAGTATGGTAAAGCAGACCTTGAATTTGCTGCTGGATCTACTCTTGCAAAAGGCATTGAAGGTGAACATACCGTATGGATGAGTCACGGTGACCACGTGGTTACACTTCCTCCAGGTTTCAAACTGGATGCAGGCACGGAAAGTGCGCCAATCGCTGCCATGAGCGACGATGAGCGTAAATTGTATGCTGTTCAGTTCCATCCGGAGGTACGTCACTCTGTTCGGGGTAACGACATGATTCGCAACTTCCTGTTTGAAATCTGTGGTTGCGAAGGAAACTGGACGATGGAGACATTCATCGATGACACGATCAAAGACATTCGTGAAAAAGTGGGCGACAGTAAAGTACTGTGTGCGCTTAGCGGCGGTGTAGATTCTTCCGTTGTAGCTGCATTGCTTCACAAAGCCATTGGTGATCAATTAACATGTATGTTTATCGACCACGGTCTGCTGCGCAAAGGCGAAGCTGAAAGTGTAATGGAGACGTTTGTTGGCAAATTCGACATGAAAGTTGTCAAAATTGATGCTCAGGAGCGCTTTATGTCCAAGCTGGCTGGCGTGGATGATCCAGAACAAAAACGTAAAATTATTGGTAACGAGTTTATTTACGTCTTTGACGAAGAGTCCAAGCAGTTCGATGATTTTGCATTCCTGGCGCAAGGTACACTGTACACGGACATCGTGGAAAGTGGTACAGCGACTGCACAGACGATCAAATCCCACCACAACGTGGGCGGTCTGCCTGAGGACATGAACTTCAAACTCATCGAGCCACTGAGCACGTTGTTCAAAGATGAAGTACGTAAAGTTGGTACCGAGTGTGGCCTGCCGGACGAAATTGTACACCGTCAGCCGTTCCCTGGTCCGGGTCTTGCGATCCGTGTTCTGGGTGAAGTTACTGAAGAGAAACTCAAAATTGTTCGTGATTCAGATTACATCCTGCGCGAAGAGATTGCCAAAGCCGGTCTCGACCGCGAAATCTGGCAGTACTTTACGGCCCTGCCGAACATGAAGAGTGTTGGCGTTATGGGTGATGCGCGTACGTATTCCTACACTGTAGGTATCCGTGCCGTAACATCCATCGACGGTATGACAGCGGACTGGGCACGTATCCCTTGGGATGTGCTGGAGAAAATCTCCGTGCGGATCGTTAACGAAGTAGATAACGTAAACCGTATCGTCTATGACGTAACATCCAAACCACCTGCAACGATCGAGTGGGAGTAA
- a CDS encoding DUF4435 domain-containing protein — MSKIEMTVDEMIAYLNHSNIPTLLVEGKDDHQIYRWIEEKLAELDLDILPCGGRNALLALYDEKHKIKKKDILFFADLDLWLFSGVPIKYKDIIFTKGYSIENDIYTSTKETLESLISQDKIADYHKGVSELSKWYSFEVNEYLNSRPYFLNISPKGVLDNQTYDLSENYIRKKNYTMKNLGLYKDIESNYSVKIRGKNLFDLWEWFVEEKSLKRETIFEIIFKLIDQNGFVIDSIERMKAVSIE, encoded by the coding sequence ATGAGTAAAATTGAGATGACCGTAGATGAAATGATCGCTTATTTAAATCATTCTAATATTCCAACATTATTAGTGGAAGGAAAAGACGACCATCAAATATATAGGTGGATTGAAGAAAAACTTGCTGAATTGGATTTAGATATTCTTCCATGTGGAGGAAGAAATGCTTTATTAGCATTGTATGATGAAAAACATAAGATTAAGAAAAAGGATATTTTGTTTTTTGCAGATCTTGATTTATGGCTATTTAGTGGAGTACCGATAAAATATAAGGATATCATTTTTACTAAAGGATATAGTATTGAAAATGATATTTATACTTCAACTAAAGAAACTTTAGAATCTTTGATTAGTCAAGATAAAATTGCGGACTACCATAAAGGTGTTAGCGAACTTTCAAAGTGGTATTCTTTTGAAGTAAATGAATATCTAAATTCTAGACCATATTTTCTTAATATCAGCCCCAAAGGTGTATTAGATAATCAAACATATGATTTGTCCGAGAATTATATCAGAAAAAAAAATTACACAATGAAAAATTTGGGGTTATATAAAGACATTGAAAGTAATTATAGTGTAAAAATAAGGGGTAAAAACTTATTTGATCTATGGGAATGGTTTGTAGAAGAAAAATCTTTAAAAAGAGAAACGATATTTGAAATAATATTTAAATTAATTGATCAAAATGGTTTTGTAATAGATTCTATTGAAAGAATGAAGGCAGTAAGTATTGAATAG
- a CDS encoding MoxR family ATPase, which produces MSYIRMEHEHAVELLNRVMKRVESVIVGKKTEIRYVLTAMLSGGHVLLEDVPGTGKTMLVRAVASALDCSMGRIQFTSDVMPADVTGTSIYHPHTAEFKFRPGPVMSNVVLADEINRASPRTQSALLEAMEERRITVDGTTYALPRPFFLLATQNPLQFEGTYRLPEAQLDRFIMRIGLGYPDPEQELELLSRMQGREELDELRPVLLAEEVVAMQREVKQVHVDPVVKQYLVAVAVASRSLPAVRLGISPRGTLAWMAAAQSFAYLQGRSYVIPDDVKELAVPVLSHRIQLKAQNRAEVWGQVQVIEEALSSVPVPVQMASLGRGRRQ; this is translated from the coding sequence ATGTCTTATATCCGAATGGAACATGAACATGCGGTTGAATTGTTAAACAGGGTCATGAAGCGTGTTGAAAGTGTGATTGTTGGCAAAAAAACAGAGATTCGTTATGTTCTCACTGCAATGCTCAGTGGGGGGCATGTACTTCTGGAAGATGTGCCGGGTACCGGTAAAACCATGCTGGTTCGTGCCGTTGCTTCCGCGTTGGACTGCTCCATGGGCCGGATTCAATTCACGTCCGATGTCATGCCGGCAGATGTTACGGGCACTTCAATCTATCATCCACATACAGCTGAATTCAAGTTTCGCCCCGGACCTGTCATGTCCAACGTTGTCTTGGCGGATGAAATAAACCGGGCTTCACCCCGGACTCAGTCTGCCCTGCTGGAGGCAATGGAGGAACGACGTATTACGGTTGATGGCACAACCTACGCCTTGCCACGCCCCTTCTTTCTGCTGGCGACACAGAATCCGTTACAGTTTGAGGGTACGTACCGGCTGCCTGAAGCGCAGCTGGATCGATTTATCATGAGGATTGGACTGGGGTATCCCGATCCGGAACAGGAATTGGAATTGTTAAGTCGGATGCAAGGTAGAGAAGAGCTTGATGAACTTCGCCCTGTCCTGCTTGCTGAAGAAGTCGTAGCCATGCAGCGTGAAGTCAAACAGGTACATGTTGACCCGGTCGTAAAACAGTATCTGGTGGCCGTTGCTGTAGCCTCTCGCAGCCTTCCGGCGGTCAGATTGGGCATCAGCCCGCGTGGAACACTGGCCTGGATGGCTGCGGCGCAGTCGTTTGCCTACCTTCAAGGACGCAGTTATGTCATTCCCGATGACGTGAAAGAGTTGGCAGTGCCTGTTCTCTCACATCGAATTCAATTGAAGGCCCAGAACAGAGCGGAGGTTTGGGGACAAGTCCAAGTCATTGAAGAAGCCTTGTCATCGGTCCCTGTTCCTGTACAAATGGCATCACTGGGAAGGGGACGGAGGCAATGA
- a CDS encoding transglutaminase domain-containing protein produces MWERNKNQEPNSTVAADKASTARLRLESVHSVVRNVNHTSLTEIKDEGAVRVPVLYRIFISAILLILSLEWIYPVTSSGQQGSERFLSVMAGLTGALLLAGLIRTGWITGILIRLFIALAALCLMYGGSDPARWAVAYPGILSADMDTFMDNWRFHSISTETRGLFMMCGWSMLMASVQSLVLLRRSVMLFGSATLVYLLLLESFAGLDVYASVIRSVLWTFLIQALLQLLRLNGGVTTPSYRGSPYGRWSVITIVASTGMVLFSALPGQFASIPQPERISLEQMGERIARWAGYTQHSSIPAATAVTGYSTADAPMGAPLVQGNALFFTAKSPEVTYWRGETRSYYNGSTWSDPEQSFETASPYGVLRSDGWENQTYWKRIRQTVTMKREWKGPNPLFTGGIPLNVSFQDKNSNNEENMLTLLSNRDSATLWLANAGEDHTVKNYTADVMLPVASPEQLRLLGNVNKGKDPASIRRTYLQLPTSLPGRVQTLAKEIIQGSETRYDAVQAVKTYLAAHAEYTLDTRMPPRGTDFVDDFLFVTRQGYCNHFSTAMIVLLRSEGIPARWVKGFGSGMADPNIPGQYIISQGDAHSWVEVYFPGAGWMPFEATPGFTMAQGAGEDVAALAGPQPVVETPPYMSGGWANAGAWLLARARAIAAEPGLAAALVAAALLGAAAVIRMRRLRPALRIRLLLAWPRSSFPDRERLLGAAAPVWSALARRYGPRPPGMTLREYAASPALAAGADGADIARFAADWERLLYGPDRPLRADSLDFLRRALRLARRLQAM; encoded by the coding sequence ATGTGGGAGCGTAATAAAAACCAGGAACCCAATTCCACTGTGGCGGCTGACAAAGCGTCAACAGCCCGTCTGAGATTAGAATCGGTCCATTCTGTAGTTAGAAATGTGAACCACACTTCTCTTACAGAGATAAAGGATGAGGGAGCTGTTAGAGTGCCGGTTCTGTATAGGATATTTATTTCGGCCATTTTACTTATACTGTCTCTGGAGTGGATATATCCTGTTACGTCATCAGGTCAGCAGGGCAGTGAACGTTTCTTGTCCGTAATGGCGGGGTTAACTGGAGCATTGCTGCTCGCAGGGTTAATTCGTACAGGGTGGATCACCGGAATACTGATCCGATTATTTATTGCACTCGCTGCGCTATGTCTGATGTATGGAGGAAGTGATCCTGCCCGTTGGGCGGTTGCATACCCCGGAATACTTTCAGCGGATATGGACACCTTTATGGATAACTGGCGATTCCACTCGATTAGTACAGAAACGAGAGGACTGTTCATGATGTGCGGTTGGAGCATGCTTATGGCTTCTGTGCAATCCCTTGTATTGCTGCGTAGAAGCGTTATGCTGTTTGGCAGTGCAACGCTGGTATACTTGCTTCTGCTTGAATCCTTTGCGGGGTTGGATGTATATGCTTCAGTAATACGGTCTGTGTTATGGACTTTTCTAATTCAGGCTCTGCTTCAGCTACTACGCCTCAACGGAGGAGTAACTACCCCGAGTTATCGTGGCAGTCCCTATGGCCGTTGGAGCGTTATAACCATTGTTGCTTCCACAGGTATGGTCCTTTTCTCTGCGTTACCTGGTCAGTTCGCTTCCATACCTCAACCGGAACGCATATCCCTGGAGCAGATGGGTGAACGCATAGCTCGCTGGGCAGGTTATACACAGCACAGTAGCATCCCTGCTGCAACGGCGGTAACGGGATATAGCACGGCAGATGCGCCCATGGGAGCACCTCTGGTGCAGGGGAATGCCCTCTTTTTTACAGCGAAGAGTCCGGAAGTGACGTATTGGCGAGGAGAGACTCGTTCATATTATAACGGTAGTACCTGGAGTGACCCAGAGCAAAGCTTTGAAACGGCCAGTCCTTACGGAGTCCTGCGTTCTGATGGTTGGGAGAATCAAACCTATTGGAAACGTATTCGCCAAACGGTCACGATGAAACGGGAATGGAAAGGGCCGAATCCGTTATTTACCGGGGGAATCCCGCTGAATGTATCGTTTCAAGATAAGAACAGCAATAATGAGGAGAACATGCTTACGTTGTTATCTAATCGAGATTCCGCAACGTTGTGGCTTGCAAACGCCGGCGAAGATCATACGGTTAAAAATTATACGGCAGACGTCATGCTTCCTGTGGCTTCGCCGGAACAGTTACGTCTGTTAGGGAATGTGAATAAAGGGAAAGATCCTGCCTCTATACGGAGGACATATCTGCAATTGCCCACATCTCTCCCGGGTCGGGTGCAGACGCTCGCCAAGGAAATCATTCAAGGCAGTGAGACTCGGTATGACGCTGTACAAGCCGTCAAGACTTATCTGGCTGCTCATGCCGAGTATACGCTTGATACCCGTATGCCACCGCGTGGAACAGATTTTGTGGACGATTTTCTATTCGTCACACGGCAGGGGTATTGTAATCATTTCTCCACTGCCATGATTGTGCTGCTGCGTTCAGAGGGAATTCCTGCACGCTGGGTTAAAGGCTTCGGGTCTGGGATGGCTGACCCGAATATACCAGGTCAATATATCATTTCCCAAGGAGATGCACATTCTTGGGTAGAGGTGTATTTTCCGGGGGCAGGGTGGATGCCGTTCGAGGCTACGCCGGGCTTCACCATGGCGCAAGGTGCGGGCGAAGATGTGGCAGCGCTCGCCGGGCCGCAGCCTGTTGTAGAGACTCCGCCGTATATGAGCGGCGGATGGGCTAACGCGGGCGCATGGCTGCTCGCCCGCGCACGGGCCATTGCCGCGGAGCCGGGGCTCGCGGCAGCCCTTGTCGCAGCGGCCCTGCTGGGCGCCGCTGCTGTGATCCGCATGCGGCGGCTACGCCCTGCGCTGCGGATCAGGCTGCTGCTGGCATGGCCACGCAGCAGCTTTCCAGACCGCGAGCGGCTGCTGGGTGCTGCCGCTCCGGTCTGGTCCGCGCTCGCGCGCCGGTACGGCCCGCGGCCGCCGGGTATGACGCTGCGGGAATATGCAGCGTCACCGGCTTTGGCCGCAGGCGCGGACGGCGCGGACATCGCGCGGTTTGCAGCCGACTGGGAACGGCTGCTGTACGGGCCAGACCGTCCGCTGCGCGCGGACAGTCTGGACTTCCTGCGCCGGGCTCTTCGTTTGGCCCGGCGCCTGCAGGCGATGTAA
- a CDS encoding DedA family protein — MELLEKIQHLFGSYGYSVLFFGLLLEFIALPFPGETTMAYAGFLSYKGHLDFGILTILAFLGTTIGMTITYFIGAKAGLPFITRYGKWFLLKQDKLDKTQKWFAKYGNALIFIGYFIPGVRHFTGYFAGIAAVPFRKFALYAYSGALFWVVLFLGIGKIFGPQWNAVFHLAHQYAAYIVGGIGLLLIVAVLYRYRKAWVSRSAVSKSAPVRQRQK; from the coding sequence TTGGAATTGCTTGAGAAGATCCAACATTTGTTTGGGTCCTACGGATACAGCGTATTGTTTTTTGGCTTGTTGCTTGAATTCATCGCACTTCCCTTTCCTGGTGAAACAACGATGGCTTACGCAGGGTTTCTCTCCTACAAGGGTCATCTCGACTTCGGAATCCTCACCATACTGGCTTTTCTGGGAACAACGATAGGCATGACAATTACTTATTTTATTGGAGCCAAAGCAGGACTGCCCTTTATAACACGATACGGAAAATGGTTTCTGCTGAAGCAGGACAAGCTCGATAAAACGCAAAAGTGGTTCGCCAAGTATGGTAATGCCTTAATCTTCATCGGTTATTTCATTCCGGGAGTACGGCATTTCACCGGATATTTCGCGGGCATAGCCGCTGTTCCTTTTCGCAAGTTCGCTCTCTACGCTTATTCGGGCGCGCTGTTCTGGGTTGTGCTGTTTCTGGGCATCGGCAAAATATTCGGCCCCCAGTGGAATGCCGTATTCCATCTGGCTCATCAATATGCAGCATATATCGTGGGAGGAATTGGCTTATTGCTTATTGTTGCCGTGCTTTACCGTTACCGCAAAGCATGGGTATCAAGATCCGCTGTATCCAAGTCAGCCCCTGTGCGTCAAAGACAAAAGTAA
- a CDS encoding AAA family ATPase — protein MIEKVTINGLPSYGDKLIELNFNKDINIITGVNGQGKTTLLKLIWYIYSGNLRRATNEIEFDFIHMVTDTHEIQVVKCSKEKMNLLQMENGHSGYDIRIYDKKQSKVIIDTTDLFAEVLSISYCSEIVSKLNDESLYFPTFRQIEGFPSKKSSYRDDLNFGDDEELLLFNTMKKISNRMSMGNHKYITSVSTKDINELITNKYAEISEIINNNYISLSDSLEKIIDSKENSTNVEKGQLNAIKELLEENKEYRNHYFRPIHVINDVVAEVFKRKGVKINNTISFGEQKQIIDSDYLSAGEKQMLSFIAYNALYSNSPIIIDEPEISLHVDWQRKILKILTSQNTGNQLIIATHSPFIYSKYSDKEIIKDFDTEVNKTSIEKNETKLTNIDLKDFIKTINTKHKDFDVYE, from the coding sequence TTGATAGAAAAGGTAACTATTAACGGTTTGCCGAGTTATGGTGATAAACTCATAGAACTAAATTTTAATAAGGATATCAATATTATCACAGGTGTAAATGGACAAGGTAAAACTACTTTGTTGAAGTTAATTTGGTATATATATAGTGGTAATTTGAGAAGGGCTACAAATGAAATAGAATTCGATTTTATACATATGGTCACGGATACTCACGAAATTCAAGTAGTGAAATGTTCAAAAGAGAAAATGAATCTTTTACAAATGGAAAATGGACACAGCGGTTATGATATAAGAATTTATGATAAAAAGCAAAGTAAAGTTATAATTGATACAACTGATCTATTTGCTGAAGTATTAAGTATTTCATACTGTTCTGAAATAGTTTCCAAACTAAATGATGAATCTTTATATTTTCCTACCTTTAGACAGATTGAAGGATTTCCTTCTAAGAAGTCAAGTTATCGAGATGATTTGAATTTTGGTGATGATGAAGAACTATTACTGTTTAATACAATGAAAAAAATATCAAATCGTATGTCAATGGGAAATCATAAATATATAACATCTGTATCTACGAAAGATATAAATGAATTAATTACTAATAAATACGCTGAAATATCGGAAATAATAAACAATAATTACATATCACTTTCGGATTCTCTTGAAAAGATAATAGATTCTAAAGAAAATAGCACTAATGTTGAAAAAGGACAACTAAATGCAATTAAGGAATTGTTAGAAGAGAACAAAGAATATAGAAATCACTATTTCAGACCTATTCATGTAATAAATGATGTAGTTGCAGAGGTTTTCAAAAGAAAAGGCGTAAAAATAAATAATACGATAAGTTTCGGAGAACAAAAACAAATTATTGATTCTGACTATTTATCAGCAGGCGAAAAACAAATGCTAAGTTTTATAGCATACAATGCTTTATATTCAAACTCACCAATAATTATTGACGAACCAGAAATTAGTTTGCATGTAGATTGGCAAAGAAAAATTTTGAAGATTCTGACCAGCCAGAATACGGGAAATCAACTGATTATCGCTACACACTCACCTTTTATTTATTCAAAATATAGTGATAAAGAGATAATAAAAGATTTTGATACTGAAGTTAATAAAACTAGTATTGAGAAAAATGAAACTAAATTAACTAATATAGATCTTAAAGACTTCATTAAAACAATAAATACTAAACACAAGGATTTTGATGTCTATGAGTAA